In one Nocardia tengchongensis genomic region, the following are encoded:
- the ftsE gene encoding cell division ATP-binding protein FtsE: MITLRNVTKSYQTSTRPALDNVSVDIEKGEFVFVIGPSGSGKSTFMRLLLKDEKPTAGEVWVADFRVDRLPGRKVPKLRQRIGCVFQDFRLLQQKTVEQNVAFALEVIGKSRAFINRSVPEALDMVGLAGKADRLPGELSGGEQQRVALARAFVNRPLVLLADEPTGNLDPETSQDIMTLLERINRTGTTVVMATHDNTIVDAMRRRVVELDRGRIVRDEEMGVYGVGR; encoded by the coding sequence GTGATAACCCTGCGCAACGTCACCAAGTCGTATCAGACCTCGACGCGGCCGGCGCTGGACAATGTCTCCGTCGATATCGAAAAGGGCGAGTTCGTCTTCGTTATCGGGCCCTCGGGCTCCGGAAAGTCCACGTTCATGCGACTGCTGTTGAAGGACGAGAAGCCGACCGCCGGTGAGGTGTGGGTCGCCGACTTCCGAGTCGACCGGCTGCCCGGGCGCAAGGTCCCCAAACTGCGCCAGCGCATCGGCTGCGTGTTCCAGGACTTCCGGCTGCTGCAGCAGAAGACCGTGGAACAGAACGTGGCCTTCGCGTTGGAGGTGATCGGCAAATCGCGAGCATTCATCAATCGCTCGGTGCCCGAGGCCCTCGACATGGTCGGTCTGGCCGGTAAGGCCGACCGCCTGCCCGGCGAGCTCTCCGGCGGTGAACAACAGCGCGTGGCACTCGCGCGCGCCTTCGTGAATCGGCCGTTGGTACTGCTGGCCGACGAACCGACCGGCAACCTCGACCCCGAGACCAGCCAGGACATCATGACGCTGCTCGAACGCATCAACCGCACCGGAACCACGGTGGTCATGGCCACCCACGACAACACCATCGTCGACGCCATGCGCCGGCGCGTGGTCGAACTCGATCGCGGGCGCATCGTGCGCGACGAAGAGATGGGCGTCTACGGGGTGGGCCGGTAA
- the ftsX gene encoding permease-like cell division protein FtsX produces MRAGFLFSEVFTGLRRNVTMTIAMILTTAVSLTMLGGGLLAVRMADKIQDYYVQRVEIRLYLDDQVSKTDPDCTGQPCASLMADLKKHDYVANVQYINAADAVKEVKETTFKDQPGLADEVSKDGLPASFRVKLDDVTKYRSIYDDFSLRPGVMTVLNDMDIVDRLVSFFVGLRNAAFGLAALQALAALMLIANMVQVAALARRTEVGIMRLVGATRWYTQLPFLLEAVLAALVGSVLAVGGLFIAQPLVINRALGSLFNDQVLPRITGDDIASVAMIVTPIGIGFAALTAYVALRYYVRE; encoded by the coding sequence ATGCGCGCGGGATTCCTGTTCAGCGAGGTCTTCACCGGCCTGCGCCGCAACGTCACCATGACCATCGCCATGATCCTCACCACCGCGGTGTCGCTGACCATGCTCGGCGGCGGCCTGCTGGCGGTCCGGATGGCGGACAAGATCCAGGACTACTACGTCCAGCGCGTGGAGATCCGGCTCTACCTCGACGACCAGGTGTCGAAGACCGACCCGGACTGCACCGGGCAGCCGTGCGCGTCGCTCATGGCGGATCTGAAGAAGCACGACTATGTCGCGAACGTGCAGTACATCAATGCCGCGGACGCGGTGAAGGAGGTCAAGGAGACCACCTTCAAGGATCAGCCGGGGCTCGCCGACGAGGTGAGCAAGGACGGGCTGCCCGCGTCGTTCCGGGTGAAGCTCGACGACGTGACCAAGTACCGGTCCATCTACGACGACTTCTCGCTGCGGCCCGGCGTCATGACTGTGCTCAATGACATGGACATCGTGGACCGACTGGTCAGCTTCTTCGTCGGATTGCGCAACGCCGCCTTCGGATTGGCCGCTTTGCAGGCGCTGGCTGCCCTGATGCTGATCGCCAACATGGTGCAGGTGGCGGCGCTGGCGCGGCGGACCGAGGTCGGCATCATGCGGCTGGTCGGTGCCACCCGGTGGTACACGCAGCTGCCGTTCCTGCTGGAAGCCGTGCTGGCCGCGCTGGTGGGATCCGTGCTGGCCGTGGGCGGTCTGTTCATCGCGCAGCCGCTGGTCATCAACCGGGCGCTGGGATCGCTGTTCAACGATCAGGTGCTGCCGCGGATCACCGGCGACGACATCGCGTCCGTGGCCATGATCGTCACGCCGATCGGTATCGGATTCGCCGCTCTCACCGCCTATGTCGCGTTGCGGTATTACGTGCGCGAGTGA
- the recQ gene encoding DNA helicase RecQ produces MDGNLGDAGSDPAHQVLRKTFGYDNFRGPQREIVEQVISGGDALVLMPTGGGKSLCYQIPALVRPGVGVVVSPLIALMQDQVDALTAVGVRAGFLNSTQFPDERRTVEAQFVAGELDVLYLAPERLRLESTAQLLDRGKISVFAIDEAHCVSQWGHDFRPDYLGLSMLHERWPDVPRIALTATATEATRKEIAERLDLPEGRGAKHFVASFDRPNIQYRIEGKNRAEHQLLSFIQNEHAGDAGIVYCLSRNSVEKTAAFLSANGVEAVPYHAGLDNRTRATNQSRFLREDGLVVVATIAFGMGIDKPDVRFVAHLDLPKSVEGYYQETGRAGRDGQPSTAWMVYGLSDVVQQRKMIDSSDGDAMHRRQLQLHLDAMLALCETVQCRRVQLLAYFGQQGERCGNCDTCLNAPESWDGTVPAQKVLSTVLRLKRERGQSFGAGHIVDILIGKRNPKVEQHAHHELKVFGIGTELRDIEWRGVVRQLLAQGLLAVHGDYGVLTLTEASNQVLFEKREVMLRREPERAKAGRTAKPAKASRLAAGDLGKSDTDLFEKLRAWRAATAKEQGVPAYVVFHDATLRDIATRKPASLSDLAGISGIGENKRAKYGEGVLEVIAGAGGSAESPGTIASTTISEPAPAATAAARPAVSRRSASEPRGGSRFEGAERAARPAPATFAATDDIPWPDEVPPDFDDLPPDYQ; encoded by the coding sequence ATTGACGGGAACCTGGGTGATGCCGGAAGTGATCCGGCACACCAGGTTTTGCGAAAGACGTTCGGATACGACAATTTTCGCGGACCGCAGCGGGAGATCGTCGAACAGGTGATCTCCGGCGGCGACGCCCTGGTGCTCATGCCCACCGGTGGCGGCAAGTCGCTGTGTTATCAGATCCCGGCGCTGGTGCGGCCGGGTGTCGGTGTGGTGGTCTCGCCGCTGATCGCGCTCATGCAGGACCAGGTCGATGCGCTCACCGCGGTGGGCGTGCGGGCCGGGTTCCTGAACTCCACGCAGTTCCCCGACGAACGGCGCACCGTCGAGGCGCAATTCGTGGCGGGGGAGCTGGACGTGCTCTACCTCGCGCCCGAGCGGCTGCGGCTCGAATCCACCGCCCAGCTGCTCGACCGCGGCAAGATCTCGGTGTTCGCCATCGACGAGGCACACTGTGTGTCGCAGTGGGGCCACGACTTCCGCCCCGACTATCTGGGCCTGTCGATGCTGCACGAGCGCTGGCCGGACGTGCCGCGCATCGCGCTCACCGCCACCGCCACCGAGGCCACCCGCAAGGAGATCGCCGAACGGCTCGATCTGCCCGAGGGGCGCGGCGCGAAGCATTTCGTGGCCAGCTTCGACCGGCCCAACATCCAGTACCGGATCGAGGGCAAGAACCGGGCCGAACACCAGCTGCTGTCGTTCATCCAGAACGAGCACGCCGGGGACGCGGGCATCGTGTACTGCCTGTCGCGCAATTCGGTGGAGAAGACCGCGGCGTTCCTGTCCGCGAACGGTGTGGAAGCCGTCCCGTATCACGCGGGGCTGGACAATCGCACCCGCGCGACCAACCAGTCGCGGTTCCTGCGCGAGGACGGCCTGGTGGTGGTCGCCACCATCGCCTTCGGCATGGGCATCGACAAGCCGGACGTGCGTTTCGTCGCCCACCTGGATCTGCCCAAATCGGTGGAGGGCTACTACCAGGAGACCGGCCGCGCCGGGCGTGACGGCCAGCCGTCCACCGCCTGGATGGTGTACGGCCTCAGTGACGTTGTGCAGCAACGGAAGATGATCGACTCCTCCGACGGTGACGCCATGCACCGCCGTCAGCTGCAACTGCACCTGGACGCCATGCTCGCGCTCTGCGAGACCGTGCAGTGCCGCCGCGTCCAGCTGCTCGCCTACTTCGGTCAGCAGGGTGAGCGCTGCGGCAACTGCGACACCTGCCTCAACGCGCCCGAATCCTGGGACGGCACCGTGCCCGCGCAGAAGGTGCTCTCCACCGTGCTGCGGCTGAAACGCGAACGCGGGCAGAGCTTCGGCGCGGGCCACATCGTGGACATCCTGATCGGCAAGCGCAATCCCAAGGTGGAGCAGCACGCCCACCACGAGCTCAAGGTGTTCGGCATCGGCACCGAACTGCGCGATATCGAATGGCGCGGTGTGGTCCGGCAGCTACTCGCCCAGGGCCTGCTGGCCGTGCACGGCGATTACGGCGTGCTGACCCTCACCGAGGCCAGCAACCAGGTGCTGTTCGAGAAGCGCGAGGTCATGCTCCGCCGCGAGCCCGAACGCGCCAAGGCCGGCCGAACCGCCAAGCCCGCCAAGGCCTCCCGCCTCGCCGCCGGCGACCTCGGCAAGTCCGACACCGACCTGTTCGAGAAGCTGCGCGCCTGGCGCGCAGCCACCGCCAAGGAACAGGGCGTCCCCGCCTACGTCGTCTTCCACGACGCCACCCTCCGCGACATCGCGACCCGCAAACCCGCCAGTCTCTCCGACCTCGCGGGCATCTCCGGGATCGGCGAGAACAAGCGCGCGAAGTACGGCGAAGGCGTGCTCGAGGTGATCGCCGGCGCGGGCGGCTCCGCCGAATCGCCCGGAACCATCGCGTCCACAACGATTTCCGAGCCGGCACCCGCGGCCACCGCTGCCGCACGGCCTGCAGTCTCGCGACGGTCAGCCTCTGAACCGCGCGGTGGCTCGCGCTTCGAAGGTGCCGAGCGGGCCGCCCGCCCGGCCCCGGCCACCTTCGCTGCCACCGACGACATCCCCTGGCCCGACGAGGTCCCGCCGGACTTCGACGACCTCCCGCCGGACTACCAGTAG
- a CDS encoding AraC family transcriptional regulator, giving the protein MNSDYWWDEESPAESATAAERRDHWRDYLQRRQGSVGLAFSAREAGSDFGWKTLAQAAGDLQIVRFSSGSVHYRRTARDAQGDGDDGYRVLVPVRGEFKLGQGDQAEIVGPGKVAFIRWDLPLVMRQDEPLESLIMTVPRRLVNGDLADNAPLALDARRPLLPMLVNQINQLHANHRMWNAHDFRVAYRSTLSLLDGLLDRTEALPEQRYAFVAARARETMEGLADDLRLTPDAVAQMCGVSRRTLYTALTKTDGVTPAVLLRDIRLERACERLSYPGAIEIGRIAEAAGYSSVRRFSSAFQRRFELTPQQMRERLLG; this is encoded by the coding sequence GTGAATTCGGATTATTGGTGGGATGAGGAGTCGCCGGCGGAGTCCGCTACGGCGGCCGAGCGCAGAGACCACTGGCGCGACTACCTGCAGCGTCGGCAGGGCAGTGTCGGCTTGGCTTTCAGCGCTCGAGAAGCCGGCAGCGACTTCGGTTGGAAGACACTTGCCCAGGCAGCCGGCGACCTGCAAATCGTGCGGTTCTCTTCGGGCTCCGTGCATTACCGTCGAACCGCCCGCGATGCCCAGGGCGACGGCGACGACGGCTATCGCGTCCTGGTGCCGGTACGTGGGGAGTTCAAGCTCGGGCAGGGCGACCAAGCCGAGATTGTCGGGCCGGGAAAAGTCGCGTTCATCCGCTGGGATCTGCCCTTGGTCATGCGGCAGGATGAACCGCTGGAATCGCTGATCATGACCGTTCCACGGCGTTTGGTCAATGGAGACCTGGCCGATAATGCGCCTCTCGCGCTGGATGCCCGCCGCCCTTTGCTCCCGATGCTGGTGAACCAGATCAATCAGCTCCACGCCAACCATAGGATGTGGAACGCGCACGACTTCCGTGTCGCATACCGCAGCACGCTCTCCCTGCTCGATGGGCTGCTCGATCGCACCGAGGCGCTCCCGGAGCAAAGGTATGCGTTTGTGGCTGCGCGGGCCAGGGAAACAATGGAAGGTCTGGCCGACGACCTCAGATTGACACCCGATGCAGTTGCCCAGATGTGTGGAGTCTCCAGGAGAACGCTCTACACCGCCCTGACGAAAACGGACGGTGTCACGCCCGCTGTGCTGCTGCGAGATATCCGTCTCGAGCGTGCGTGTGAGCGACTGTCTTACCCCGGGGCCATTGAGATAGGCCGGATCGCCGAGGCCGCGGGCTATTCCTCGGTGCGCCGGTTCAGCTCAGCCTTTCAACGCCGTTTCGAGCTGACCCCACAGCAGATGCGCGAACGGCTACTCGGATAG
- a CDS encoding cytochrome P450: MMESRPNAIRSAGADHQRYRLPITAALSGIDLHRIHEIVEDSAEPLIDAFSTVGHCDVVSQYAKPVTIDVLNSLLGCDPEISERAAIGAARMLDSGADAADGTRILLAALQELIWIKRGDPALTSPAHLSRIRSDCPMKRCCTSWCCCMRPAAARHKT; encoded by the coding sequence ATGATGGAGTCGCGGCCGAACGCGATACGCAGCGCCGGTGCCGACCACCAGCGATACCGACTGCCGATCACCGCTGCTCTCAGCGGTATCGATCTGCACCGGATACACGAGATCGTCGAGGATAGCGCCGAGCCGCTGATCGATGCCTTCTCCACCGTCGGGCACTGCGATGTGGTGAGCCAGTACGCGAAGCCGGTCACCATCGACGTACTCAATTCGTTGCTCGGCTGCGACCCCGAGATCAGCGAGCGCGCGGCGATCGGGGCAGCGCGAATGTTGGACAGCGGCGCTGACGCTGCCGACGGCACCCGGATTCTGCTGGCGGCACTGCAAGAACTCATCTGGATCAAACGCGGCGACCCGGCTCTGACATCACCAGCTCACTTATCGCGCATCCGGTCGGACTGTCCGATGAAGAGGTGCTGCACCAGCTGGTGTTGCTGTATGCGGCCGGCAGCAGCCCGCCACAAAACCTGA
- a CDS encoding cytochrome P450, which yields MLHQLVLLYAAGSSPPQNLITTALLTMLTDDRFGSGLFSGSLSTQDALDEVLFNDPPMANYCITYPRLPVLLGDVWLPAHQPVVISMAACNHDPDIRTGDLTGNRSHLAFGTGPHACPARTLGYLIAHDAIDQLLDRIPEMSLAVAAPELVWRPGPFHRALAALPVTFHPNTPTRHR from the coding sequence GTGCTGCACCAGCTGGTGTTGCTGTATGCGGCCGGCAGCAGCCCGCCACAAAACCTGATCACCACCGCTTTGCTGACGATGCTGACCGACGACCGATTCGGCAGTGGGCTGTTCAGCGGCTCGCTCTCGACCCAGGACGCGCTTGATGAGGTGCTGTTCAACGATCCGCCGATGGCGAACTACTGCATCACCTACCCCCGGTTGCCAGTGCTGCTCGGCGATGTCTGGTTGCCGGCGCATCAGCCGGTCGTGATCAGCATGGCCGCCTGCAACCACGACCCGGATATCCGGACCGGCGACCTCACCGGCAACCGGTCGCATCTGGCGTTCGGTACCGGCCCGCACGCCTGCCCCGCACGGACATTGGGGTACCTGATCGCGCACGACGCGATCGACCAGCTGCTCGACCGGATCCCGGAAATGTCTCTGGCGGTAGCCGCGCCCGAGCTGGTCTGGCGGCCAGGGCCGTTCCACCGGGCCCTGGCCGCGCTGCCGGTCACCTTCCATCCCAACACTCCGACCAGACATCGGTAG
- a CDS encoding cytochrome P450, translating to MQDACPIALDPESWDIQATIARARAQGPVTQVTLPGGLSAWYVTDAAMLKEILSGSEVSKDPRQHWPAFRNGEIGKDFPLLHWVDTPSMFTTYGPDHHRLRKPMAAAFTAKRTAALEPRIQAIAHELVTNLDLMAVGDPVDIREHFAYPLPLRVINELMGVPETLATPLRKCVDGIFDITASEQAATANYEEMIGLLQDLVGYRWNDRGDDMTSTLITNYVDNPEEDFTVEELVGTLYLTINAGHETSVNLIDQATFLLLTNPDHRNDVLDGSLSWDAVIEETLRYKSPAVHVPLRYAVHDFALGGVAIKQGELILVSYAGAGRDPKVHGESANRFDPTRSNKDHLAFGWGAHRCVGAPLARMEARVALPALFERFPRMKLAVSPDELGIANGFIAQGHNRLPVLLR from the coding sequence ATGCAAGACGCCTGCCCCATCGCCCTCGACCCCGAAAGCTGGGATATCCAGGCGACGATCGCCCGTGCCCGGGCACAAGGCCCAGTCACCCAGGTCACGCTGCCGGGAGGACTGTCCGCGTGGTACGTGACCGACGCCGCCATGCTCAAAGAAATCCTGTCCGGCTCTGAAGTTTCCAAGGACCCACGCCAGCACTGGCCCGCGTTCCGGAATGGGGAAATCGGCAAGGACTTCCCGCTTCTGCACTGGGTGGATACACCCAGCATGTTCACCACCTACGGACCCGACCACCATCGACTCCGCAAACCCATGGCGGCAGCATTCACGGCGAAGCGCACCGCGGCGCTGGAGCCCCGCATCCAGGCAATCGCCCACGAGCTGGTGACGAACCTGGACCTCATGGCAGTGGGCGACCCTGTGGACATCCGCGAGCATTTCGCCTACCCGCTGCCCCTGCGCGTGATCAACGAGCTCATGGGAGTACCTGAGACGCTGGCAACTCCACTGCGCAAGTGCGTCGACGGCATCTTCGACATCACAGCAAGCGAACAGGCAGCGACCGCCAACTACGAAGAGATGATCGGGCTCCTGCAGGACCTGGTCGGATACCGCTGGAACGACCGCGGCGACGACATGACCAGCACTCTCATCACCAACTACGTCGACAATCCGGAAGAGGATTTCACCGTAGAGGAACTAGTCGGGACGTTGTATCTGACGATCAACGCTGGGCACGAGACGTCGGTGAACCTCATCGACCAGGCGACATTCCTGCTGCTCACCAACCCCGACCATCGAAACGACGTGCTCGACGGCAGTCTGAGCTGGGATGCAGTGATCGAAGAAACCCTGCGATACAAGTCCCCGGCCGTGCACGTCCCACTGCGCTACGCGGTGCACGATTTCGCGCTCGGTGGTGTGGCGATCAAGCAGGGCGAGCTGATCCTTGTCAGCTATGCCGGTGCCGGCCGGGACCCGAAAGTCCACGGCGAGAGCGCGAATCGGTTCGACCCCACGCGCTCGAACAAGGACCATCTTGCGTTCGGGTGGGGTGCCCACCGCTGCGTGGGTGCACCCTTGGCCCGGATGGAAGCACGTGTCGCCCTTCCCGCACTCTTCGAGCGATTTCCGAGAATGAAACTCGCCGTCTCACCCGACGAACTCGGCATTGCCAACGGATTCATCGCCCAAGGGCACAACCGCCTGCCTGTGCTCTTGCGATGA
- a CDS encoding slipin family protein, protein MTMKTIFTKTYVTVMDWQRTLLYRDGILVQTLEPGRHRYDAKRCTLVTVDIRPRVLQVLGQELLTADGLSLRASFAADWVVTDPVAFTTAAQSAEVVLYGAVQEVARDLVAARTLDELIVDRALLGSGTATVAAAVERLGIRVDAVRAKDLMLPGELRKAALETVLARERGRAELERARAEAAALRSLANTAKLLTDNPVLLRLRTLQVAATPGAKVVLDSRENV, encoded by the coding sequence ATGACTATGAAGACGATTTTCACGAAGACGTATGTGACTGTCATGGATTGGCAGCGCACCCTGCTGTACCGCGACGGCATCCTGGTTCAGACGCTGGAGCCGGGCCGTCACCGCTATGACGCCAAGCGCTGCACGCTGGTCACCGTCGATATCCGCCCGCGGGTGCTGCAGGTCCTCGGCCAGGAGCTGCTGACCGCGGACGGCCTGTCGCTGCGCGCGAGCTTCGCCGCCGACTGGGTGGTGACCGACCCGGTCGCCTTCACCACCGCCGCTCAGAGCGCCGAGGTCGTGCTCTACGGCGCGGTGCAGGAGGTCGCCCGCGATCTCGTGGCCGCCCGCACCCTCGACGAGCTGATCGTCGACCGCGCCCTGCTCGGCAGCGGCACCGCGACGGTCGCGGCCGCGGTGGAGCGGCTCGGTATCCGGGTCGACGCCGTGCGCGCCAAGGACCTCATGCTCCCGGGCGAGCTCCGCAAGGCCGCCCTCGAGACGGTCCTGGCCCGCGAGCGTGGTCGCGCCGAGCTCGAGCGCGCCCGCGCCGAGGCCGCCGCCCTGCGGTCGCTGGCCAACACGGCCAAGCTGCTCACCGACAACCCGGTCCTGCTGCGCCTGCGCACCCTGCAGGTGGCCGCGACCCCGGGCGCCAAGGTCGTTCTCGACTCGCGCGAGAACGTCTGA
- a CDS encoding SRPBCC domain-containing protein — protein sequence MMQAESEQHFTTTFSVDRTPQDAFEGIVNVRGWWSEDAAGVTDQVGGEFVHRYQDVHRCTIRVTELVPGRKVAWLVVDNYFNFIEDQAEWKGTEIIFEIAEKEGGAEVHFTHVGLVPQYECYDVCSNAWGGYLGGSLRNLINTGVGQPNPAAGGEAPAHQDAASELRAERAPQGRAD from the coding sequence ATGATGCAAGCGGAATCGGAGCAACACTTCACCACCACGTTCTCAGTGGATCGGACTCCCCAGGATGCCTTCGAGGGCATCGTCAACGTTCGCGGCTGGTGGTCCGAGGACGCGGCGGGCGTCACCGACCAGGTCGGCGGCGAGTTCGTCCATCGCTACCAGGATGTTCACCGCTGCACGATCCGCGTCACGGAACTGGTGCCCGGACGCAAGGTGGCGTGGCTGGTCGTGGACAACTACTTCAACTTCATCGAAGACCAGGCCGAATGGAAGGGCACCGAGATCATCTTCGAGATCGCCGAGAAGGAGGGCGGGGCAGAGGTTCACTTCACCCATGTGGGTCTGGTCCCGCAGTACGAGTGCTACGACGTGTGCTCCAACGCCTGGGGCGGCTATCTCGGCGGGAGCCTGCGCAATCTGATCAATACCGGTGTGGGGCAGCCCAACCCGGCCGCGGGCGGCGAGGCCCCTGCTCATCAGGACGCGGCCTCCGAGCTGCGTGCGGAACGCGCGCCTCAGGGTCGAGCCGACTAG
- the smpB gene encoding SsrA-binding protein SmpB → MKEKGRKVIASNKKARHNYAILETFEAGVALVGTEVKSLREGKASLVDAYASIDDGEVWLRGLHVPEYGHGTWTNHAPRRTRKLLLHRREIDKLLGKTKESSLTLVPLSMYFSDGKVKVELALAKGKQDYDKRQDLARRDAEREVTRELGRRIKGMRG, encoded by the coding sequence ATGAAGGAAAAGGGGCGCAAGGTCATCGCCAGCAACAAGAAGGCGAGGCACAACTACGCGATCCTCGAGACGTTCGAGGCCGGCGTGGCGCTGGTCGGCACCGAGGTGAAGAGCCTGCGCGAGGGCAAGGCCTCGCTGGTCGACGCCTACGCCTCCATCGACGACGGCGAGGTGTGGCTGCGCGGTCTGCACGTCCCCGAGTACGGCCACGGCACCTGGACCAACCACGCCCCGCGCCGCACCCGGAAGTTGCTGCTGCACCGCCGCGAGATCGACAAGCTGCTCGGCAAGACCAAGGAGTCCAGTCTCACGCTGGTCCCGCTGTCGATGTACTTCTCCGACGGCAAGGTCAAGGTCGAACTGGCTCTCGCCAAGGGTAAGCAGGACTACGACAAGCGCCAGGACCTGGCCCGACGCGACGCCGAGCGCGAGGTCACCCGCGAACTCGGCCGCCGCATCAAGGGCATGCGCGGCTGA
- a CDS encoding helix-turn-helix domain-containing protein, with product MSKLAEGYIEPDDVAEARHEIQLSMALAKAVYDRRTELGLTQADLAARAGLTQAKISRIEGSDTVPTLPLLAKLAEALDATLNIALDADHTSVRFAGHHTDAA from the coding sequence ATGAGCAAACTCGCCGAGGGCTACATCGAACCCGACGATGTCGCCGAGGCCCGCCATGAAATCCAGCTCTCGATGGCGCTGGCCAAAGCCGTCTACGATCGGCGAACGGAACTAGGCCTTACGCAAGCAGACCTAGCTGCCCGCGCCGGCCTGACCCAAGCGAAGATTTCACGCATCGAGGGCTCCGATACCGTGCCCACACTCCCCCTTCTCGCCAAGCTCGCCGAAGCGCTGGACGCCACACTCAACATCGCACTCGATGCCGACCACACCAGCGTGCGCTTCGCCGGTCACCACACCGACGCAGCCTGA
- a CDS encoding flavin reductase family protein, producing the protein MGSDNAIERAHRLLAPRIAYLIGTVNEDKTPNLIPVSNLTSVSTQPQQIALAVHKQWSTFETLRTAAGFTVSVPVFGQLEAVWKLGARYSHFPTAGPVEKLIASGLPLDYQASEYGPVLSSGIGWMCCRIIARLDLGGDHGIVIGQAEQVWFNPDYLEIDGTPRGTPHPVMQQTGNQFTSTADKFTSVPYF; encoded by the coding sequence ATGGGCAGTGACAATGCGATCGAACGCGCACACCGGTTGCTTGCACCACGCATCGCGTACCTGATCGGAACCGTGAACGAGGACAAGACCCCGAACCTGATACCGGTGTCGAATCTGACCTCGGTGTCCACACAGCCGCAGCAGATCGCGCTGGCCGTACACAAGCAGTGGTCTACCTTCGAAACCCTGCGAACCGCAGCGGGATTCACTGTGTCGGTGCCGGTATTCGGTCAGCTCGAGGCGGTGTGGAAACTCGGTGCCCGCTACTCCCACTTCCCGACGGCTGGGCCCGTCGAGAAGCTGATCGCGAGCGGCTTGCCGCTTGATTACCAGGCGTCGGAGTATGGGCCCGTCTTGTCGTCTGGAATCGGATGGATGTGCTGCCGCATCATTGCGCGCCTGGATCTCGGCGGCGACCACGGCATCGTTATCGGCCAGGCTGAGCAGGTCTGGTTCAACCCGGACTATCTGGAAATTGATGGCACACCGCGCGGAACTCCGCACCCCGTGATGCAGCAGACCGGCAACCAATTCACTTCGACAGCAGACAAATTCACATCGGTCCCCTACTTCTGA
- a CDS encoding TetR-like C-terminal domain-containing protein, with amino-acid sequence MSQLLNSTPGIARLLGSALALSVDPDVAAARRHFWEDRFERTSQLITRAIERGELPSDVDAQELMETLAAPLYFRLLTGNRPLDNAFITRCINHTMALYGRADSTGRT; translated from the coding sequence ATCAGCCAGTTGCTGAATTCCACGCCCGGCATCGCCCGCCTACTGGGCAGCGCGCTCGCCCTCTCCGTCGACCCGGACGTCGCCGCTGCCCGCCGCCACTTCTGGGAGGACCGATTCGAACGCACCTCCCAGCTGATCACCCGAGCCATCGAACGTGGCGAACTACCCAGCGACGTCGACGCACAGGAACTCATGGAAACACTCGCCGCCCCTTTGTATTTCCGCCTTCTGACCGGCAACCGCCCGCTCGACAACGCGTTCATCACCCGCTGCATCAACCACACGATGGCCCTGTACGGCCGCGCTGACTCAACCGGCCGGACCTAA